In the Bremerella alba genome, one interval contains:
- a CDS encoding DUF1501 domain-containing protein → MSEYQPSENVPAMSRRRFLLESGGGLGAVAFASMLAGDPLHAADSTKTGHHPATAKNVIQIFCPGGLSHVDTWDYRPVLEKRAGKPFDPDGKLTFFASKPGNCQPSFWKFRQHGECGKWMSDLFPHLSRCVDDMAFIHSMQSKSALHGPAMFMMNSGFIRPGFPAMGSWVTYGLGSENENMPAFVVLPDPRGLPPGGVINWGAGFLPAVHQGTVIESAKDKPPIADLFPSQGFPLSEASEDDSRAFLQAMNRHHAEQRPGDSMLEARIASYELAAKLQLSAPQVMDLSQETQATHQMYATEHEEIGSFGRQCLLARRMVERGVRFVQVFCGAENTTAEKIRPNWDSHEDLPRDHGYWGAILDRGASALITDLKQRGMLDSTLIICTSEFGRQPAAQGGKGRDHNPGAFTSWMAGGGIQGGVSYGQSDELGFQALDHPTYCYDLHATALHALGLDHERLTYYQNGIMRRLTDVHGHVLASLLKNS, encoded by the coding sequence ATGAGTGAATACCAACCATCTGAGAATGTTCCCGCGATGTCTCGCCGTCGGTTTCTGCTGGAAAGTGGAGGCGGATTGGGTGCTGTGGCTTTTGCGTCCATGTTGGCAGGAGATCCGCTTCATGCGGCAGACAGCACCAAGACCGGACATCACCCGGCGACCGCCAAGAATGTGATTCAGATTTTCTGCCCAGGCGGGCTTAGTCACGTCGACACCTGGGACTATCGTCCGGTCTTGGAAAAAAGAGCCGGTAAACCGTTCGACCCGGATGGCAAGCTGACCTTCTTCGCATCCAAACCAGGCAACTGCCAACCCAGCTTCTGGAAATTTCGGCAACACGGTGAATGCGGAAAGTGGATGAGCGACCTGTTCCCGCATCTTTCGCGGTGTGTTGACGACATGGCATTCATTCATTCGATGCAAAGTAAATCGGCTTTGCATGGTCCCGCCATGTTTATGATGAACTCCGGTTTCATACGACCCGGCTTTCCGGCGATGGGATCGTGGGTGACCTACGGCCTGGGAAGCGAAAATGAGAACATGCCGGCGTTTGTCGTCCTGCCGGATCCACGGGGACTTCCCCCAGGCGGTGTCATCAACTGGGGAGCAGGCTTCTTGCCTGCGGTCCATCAGGGAACGGTGATTGAGTCGGCCAAGGATAAGCCCCCCATTGCCGACCTGTTTCCGTCGCAAGGATTTCCGCTTAGTGAAGCCTCCGAAGACGATAGCCGTGCGTTTCTGCAAGCCATGAATCGCCACCATGCGGAACAGCGTCCGGGCGATTCGATGCTGGAAGCGCGGATTGCTTCGTATGAACTGGCCGCCAAACTTCAACTGAGCGCACCGCAAGTGATGGACCTCAGTCAGGAAACCCAAGCAACCCACCAGATGTATGCCACCGAACACGAAGAGATCGGTTCGTTCGGACGACAATGCCTGTTGGCTCGTCGGATGGTCGAACGTGGCGTACGGTTCGTGCAAGTCTTCTGCGGCGCCGAAAACACGACCGCGGAGAAAATACGTCCCAACTGGGACAGTCACGAAGACTTGCCGCGGGATCATGGCTATTGGGGAGCCATTCTCGATCGAGGCGCGAGTGCCTTAATCACGGATCTCAAGCAGCGAGGCATGCTCGATTCGACACTAATTATTTGCACCAGTGAGTTCGGTCGCCAGCCGGCTGCTCAGGGTGGCAAAGGACGCGATCATAACCCGGGCGCCTTTACGTCGTGGATGGCCGGCGGTGGCATCCAAGGAGGAGTAAGCTACGGTCAAAGCGATGAGTTAGGATTTCAGGCCCTGGATCATCCGACTTATTGTTACGACCTTCACGCGACGGCGCTCCATGCGTTGGGATTGGATCACGAGCGCCTGACGTACTATCAGAATGGAATCATGCGACGTCTGACCGATGTCCATGGCCACGTTCTCGCTTCTCTGTTGAAGAACTCCTAG
- a CDS encoding AraC family transcriptional regulator yields MNQSPSRTDYRRVAVLIETDDSWGRAVVSAIGQHARQFHWRILIGPRDSQNRLCLPKGWPGEGVIVHLRTKWLANHVKKFNLPTVDVATMMPGERWVGRVATNDDERAEMAFAHFRERGLQNFACFAPSLGRYSDSRAEIFAQKVRQVGFHCSLFGAKEGQQGWRLENHHVLKWLAELPRPLGVFASDPYPARQLAEICDQGGLRVPDEVAILAGDDDDLLCNLAWPRLSAVQLGCHALGEEASKLLDRLMDGAPIPKETTFISPLRIHSRHSTDILAISDQELLPILEYIHREASRGLQVKELLRKFPVSRRSLEQRFRQHLGRSPAQEIRRVRLDRAKVLLLETTLAISEVSEACGFVSCAHFSTSFQKQFGMAPSDWRTTFGSRLSP; encoded by the coding sequence ATGAACCAGTCACCAAGCCGAACAGACTATCGACGCGTGGCCGTCCTGATTGAGACCGACGACAGTTGGGGGCGCGCCGTCGTAAGTGCGATTGGTCAACATGCCCGACAGTTTCACTGGCGAATTTTGATCGGCCCTCGAGATTCCCAAAACCGGCTTTGCTTGCCCAAGGGATGGCCAGGTGAAGGTGTGATTGTTCACTTGCGAACCAAGTGGCTGGCCAATCATGTTAAGAAATTCAATCTTCCGACAGTCGATGTAGCGACGATGATGCCGGGCGAACGCTGGGTCGGCCGAGTTGCCACTAACGACGACGAACGAGCCGAGATGGCATTCGCTCACTTCCGAGAAAGGGGATTACAAAACTTCGCCTGCTTTGCTCCTTCTCTGGGACGCTATTCGGATTCGCGGGCCGAAATTTTTGCTCAGAAAGTTCGCCAGGTGGGCTTTCATTGCTCGTTGTTCGGTGCGAAGGAAGGACAGCAAGGATGGAGGCTGGAAAATCACCACGTCCTGAAATGGCTGGCAGAACTCCCTCGTCCACTAGGCGTGTTTGCGTCCGATCCCTACCCGGCACGACAGCTTGCTGAGATTTGTGATCAAGGAGGTTTACGCGTCCCCGACGAAGTCGCGATCTTGGCGGGAGATGATGACGACCTGCTCTGCAATTTGGCTTGGCCTCGTCTTTCCGCGGTTCAATTGGGATGCCACGCCTTGGGTGAGGAGGCCTCTAAGTTACTTGACCGATTGATGGATGGTGCCCCCATACCCAAAGAAACGACCTTTATCTCGCCTCTTCGAATACATTCCCGCCATTCCACCGATATTTTGGCCATATCGGATCAAGAACTGCTCCCGATCCTGGAATATATCCACCGCGAAGCGTCGCGAGGGTTACAGGTGAAGGAATTGCTCCGGAAATTTCCCGTATCACGGCGATCGCTGGAGCAACGCTTTCGTCAACACTTAGGGCGGTCTCCGGCGCAAGAAATTCGTCGCGTAAGATTAGATCGAGCAAAGGTATTGTTGCTCGAAACGACTCTGGCAATTTCGGAAGTCTCTGAAGCGTGTGGTTTCGTCTCCTGTGCGCATTTCTCGACATCGTTTCAGAAGCAATTTGGAATGGCACCCTCAGACTGGCGAACTACATTTGGTTCTCGCTTGTCGCCATAG
- a CDS encoding DUF1611 domain-containing protein, producing MKLTVKPNSKADQSLLRIQSHRRIIILTDGFSSPFLAKTAISLIRYRGDHVAAVLETVADGENAEDVFDIGESIPLISSLQEAPDADAIYIGIAPPGGKLPGDWRDLLKQAIRKRLDIVSGLHDFLTDDDELIVLAQEHRSQLIDVRRNQYRDIADAQPFREGCVRIHTVGQDCSLGKMVTTLEVERGLAERGESAAFVATGQTGIMISGHGVPIDCVVSDFVNGTIEHHIRQVETHDFLLIEGQGSIGHPAYSSVTAGLLHGSAPHGLIYCYEAGRSHIGGIEHFPLRSHQELIHAYEMLANLRHPCRIIGVAVNTRNLTEEQAYTELANAHETLGLPVCDVYRTGASPLVDAAIKLRQEVLSR from the coding sequence ATGAAACTAACTGTCAAACCGAATTCAAAAGCGGATCAGTCGCTCCTTCGCATCCAGTCGCATCGACGGATCATTATTCTGACCGATGGTTTTTCCAGCCCATTTCTCGCTAAGACGGCAATCAGTTTGATACGGTATCGGGGTGATCATGTCGCTGCGGTCCTGGAAACGGTTGCCGATGGCGAGAATGCTGAGGATGTTTTTGACATAGGTGAATCGATTCCCCTTATTTCCAGCTTGCAGGAAGCACCGGATGCCGACGCGATCTATATCGGGATTGCACCACCCGGTGGCAAACTGCCCGGTGATTGGCGTGATCTGTTGAAACAAGCAATTCGGAAACGTCTCGACATCGTTTCCGGTTTGCACGATTTTCTCACCGATGATGATGAATTGATCGTGCTGGCCCAAGAGCATCGTTCGCAATTGATCGACGTTCGCCGCAACCAATATCGTGACATTGCCGATGCCCAGCCCTTTCGCGAAGGGTGTGTTCGTATTCATACCGTCGGCCAGGATTGTTCCCTTGGTAAGATGGTTACGACTTTGGAAGTCGAGCGAGGGCTCGCGGAACGAGGTGAAAGTGCCGCGTTTGTGGCGACTGGCCAGACAGGCATTATGATCTCCGGTCATGGCGTGCCGATCGATTGTGTCGTCTCCGATTTCGTCAATGGTACGATCGAACATCACATCCGACAGGTGGAAACTCACGATTTCCTGCTGATCGAAGGGCAAGGAAGCATTGGGCATCCCGCCTATTCCTCGGTAACCGCCGGACTGCTCCATGGTTCAGCACCTCACGGCTTGATTTATTGCTACGAAGCAGGCCGGAGCCATATAGGCGGGATCGAACACTTTCCGTTGCGTTCACACCAAGAACTGATTCACGCCTATGAAATGTTGGCGAATTTGCGTCATCCGTGCCGGATCATCGGTGTCGCCGTGAACACACGCAACTTGACCGAAGAGCAAGCTTACACTGAGTTAGCCAATGCCCACGAGACGCTAGGACTTCCCGTTTGCGATGTCTATCGCACCGGGGCTAGTCCCTTGGTGGACGCCGCCATAAAACTACGCCAGGAGGTGCTGAGCCGATGA
- the csb2 gene encoding type I-G CRISPR-associated protein Csb2 — translation MKQSSPYGCDEQWGERYVAGHAGKSKSQHRQFSYIPMPSIGHKHGDRFIRRALITAPAGDEQWLRHLAERLQGELLKPEKACEFEEGQIPRLLKIPGDSVTRCFTRASNVWHSVTPAILPGHDDHITSKTQRLIEKALADFGIVQPYQYKWNTVSRFPKSFSAHKTDRNKRPAGYLRLDHLLSQTAVHLTLRFQDSEPFGPLIIGGGRYYGFGLMANVFSDT, via the coding sequence ATGAAGCAGTCTTCTCCGTATGGATGCGACGAACAGTGGGGCGAGCGCTATGTCGCCGGGCATGCAGGGAAATCAAAGTCACAGCATCGGCAGTTTTCGTATATTCCCATGCCATCGATTGGACACAAGCACGGAGATCGGTTCATTCGCCGCGCTTTGATTACTGCGCCTGCCGGGGATGAACAGTGGCTTCGCCATTTGGCAGAACGACTTCAGGGTGAATTATTGAAACCAGAAAAGGCGTGCGAATTTGAAGAGGGACAGATTCCGCGTCTACTAAAAATCCCTGGCGACTCGGTGACCCGTTGCTTTACACGGGCCAGCAATGTCTGGCATAGCGTCACGCCGGCCATCCTTCCTGGCCACGATGACCACATAACATCCAAGACACAGAGACTAATCGAAAAGGCTTTGGCAGATTTCGGCATCGTGCAGCCATACCAGTACAAATGGAACACGGTCTCACGTTTTCCCAAGTCCTTCTCGGCCCATAAGACCGATCGCAATAAACGCCCGGCCGGCTACCTTCGGCTCGATCACCTTCTGTCGCAAACGGCCGTGCATTTGACGCTCCGATTTCAGGACTCCGAGCCATTCGGACCATTAATCATCGGAGGAGGCAGATACTATGGATTCGGCTTGATGGCTAATGTGTTCTCGGACACCTAG
- a CDS encoding DUF1553 domain-containing protein: MFVLHAKNQRLRICIWGFALMAFALPVYGESSKVDFEKQIRPLLTAHCVKCHGAETSSGGLRLDAKSLAFQGGDSGKVIEPDKSGESELIRRVASHDEFEMMPPEGKRLSPDDVGLLKRWVDEGASWQETEADRAALYDNRLDHWAWQPVARPEVPQNADSPWERNPVDAFILSKLQEKGLTPSPEADRRTLIRRLSYDLRGLLPSFEEIERFINDPDPQAYEKLVDRYLDSPRFGERWSRHWLDIAHYADTHGFERDMLRPDAWPYRDYVIRSLNKDKPYDQFLEEQIAGDVLWPEQPEAIAATGFLAAGPWDYVGQVETKSDVLRRAAKADALDDLTTQVMTASCGVTVNCARCHDHKIDPISQEEYYSLWAVFAGVRQSLRPLDAVEVQNYQQTQEQLKSRMQEIRGQLRDLLPQAIDLADVVGGGLGDGTGALGRGIDALTGKAVERKMGFREAVALNKYQVVSSPLVDGVVVPDFNQEGTPIASTGLRVYDVPKNSGLTWDAIRNGAVKSQFTLKLGGTDFSNPEHSLLMIHANGAITFDLEKLREAIGAETLKFSTQVGYFGQTAINGATASVYVDGQLKTQHVGIGAQDGLIPVEIEIPRESQFLTIMATDGGNGISHDQVGFGNPRITNAHEHAPSSEAEKRIQALRSEWEALDGQLKSLKEPQEIYAIASEKPATIHVLRRGNPEDPTQTVTPGTLSCLGLPDSLGTMDTPEGERRVALAKWITNPGNPLTRRVIVNRLWHYHFGTGIVDTPGDFGLAGGIPTHPELLDWMAAELLENQWKLKALHRLIVTSATYRQSSVHRPESDKVDSENRYLSRMNARKLDAESVRDSVLAACGTLDLTMYGPGFRDFDYQEAYAPIYEYTGTDRPESWRRSIYRFIVRTTPHPYMMTLDCPDPANLTPNRNVTTTVLQSLTLLNNDFMLQQSEHLAQRIEQTSQEAPAEQSVAAFRSVLGRLPTEQEHTASINLIEEHGLSALCRVLLNTNEFIYID; this comes from the coding sequence GTGTTCGTATTGCATGCCAAGAATCAACGTCTGCGGATCTGCATTTGGGGCTTTGCTTTGATGGCGTTTGCGCTGCCTGTCTATGGTGAATCATCCAAAGTCGATTTTGAAAAGCAGATTCGTCCGCTTCTGACCGCACACTGCGTGAAATGTCATGGTGCGGAAACCAGCAGTGGTGGATTGCGACTGGATGCCAAATCTCTTGCGTTTCAAGGGGGAGACAGTGGCAAGGTCATTGAACCAGACAAGAGCGGAGAAAGCGAACTCATTCGTCGTGTGGCCAGCCACGACGAGTTTGAAATGATGCCTCCGGAAGGAAAGCGTCTTTCGCCGGATGATGTTGGCCTGTTAAAGCGATGGGTCGATGAAGGAGCCTCTTGGCAGGAAACCGAGGCCGATCGTGCAGCGCTGTATGATAATCGTTTGGATCATTGGGCCTGGCAACCGGTGGCCCGACCGGAAGTGCCTCAGAATGCTGATTCCCCGTGGGAACGCAATCCTGTCGACGCGTTTATCTTGTCTAAGCTTCAGGAGAAAGGTCTGACCCCTTCTCCCGAGGCAGATCGCCGGACACTGATTCGCCGGCTTTCCTACGACCTGCGTGGCCTGCTTCCCTCTTTTGAAGAGATCGAACGATTCATCAACGATCCCGATCCCCAAGCCTACGAAAAGCTGGTCGATCGGTATCTCGATTCACCCAGATTTGGCGAACGCTGGTCACGCCACTGGCTGGACATTGCGCACTACGCCGATACGCATGGATTCGAGCGTGATATGCTGCGTCCCGATGCCTGGCCCTATCGCGATTATGTGATTCGCTCCTTGAACAAGGACAAGCCGTACGACCAGTTCCTGGAGGAGCAGATCGCGGGCGATGTCCTTTGGCCAGAGCAGCCGGAAGCGATTGCCGCAACCGGATTCCTCGCAGCAGGACCTTGGGATTACGTCGGCCAGGTCGAAACCAAAAGTGATGTCTTGCGACGTGCTGCCAAAGCCGACGCGTTAGACGACCTGACCACGCAAGTCATGACCGCATCGTGTGGAGTGACTGTGAACTGCGCGCGTTGCCACGACCACAAGATCGATCCCATTTCCCAAGAGGAATACTATTCGCTTTGGGCCGTCTTTGCCGGAGTTCGCCAATCACTCCGCCCATTGGACGCCGTCGAGGTACAGAACTACCAACAGACGCAAGAACAATTGAAGTCTCGTATGCAAGAGATTCGCGGCCAACTGCGCGACCTGCTTCCCCAGGCAATCGATCTGGCCGATGTGGTCGGGGGAGGCCTGGGGGACGGCACGGGTGCTTTGGGGCGAGGGATTGATGCACTCACCGGAAAAGCGGTCGAGCGGAAAATGGGCTTTCGCGAAGCAGTCGCCTTAAACAAGTATCAAGTCGTTTCTTCGCCACTTGTCGACGGTGTTGTCGTGCCTGACTTCAACCAAGAGGGCACTCCCATCGCTTCAACCGGTCTCCGTGTGTACGACGTCCCCAAGAATTCGGGACTTACATGGGATGCGATTCGCAATGGGGCCGTCAAGTCGCAGTTTACCTTGAAGCTGGGAGGAACCGATTTCAGCAATCCCGAGCATTCCTTGTTGATGATTCATGCCAACGGCGCGATCACCTTCGATCTGGAAAAACTACGCGAGGCCATCGGGGCTGAAACGCTTAAGTTCTCTACCCAGGTTGGCTATTTCGGCCAAACGGCAATCAACGGGGCGACCGCATCGGTCTATGTCGATGGACAACTCAAGACACAGCATGTCGGAATCGGTGCCCAAGATGGGCTGATTCCTGTCGAGATCGAGATTCCCAGGGAAAGCCAGTTTCTCACCATCATGGCGACCGATGGCGGCAATGGCATCTCTCATGACCAGGTTGGTTTTGGCAATCCTCGGATTACCAACGCCCATGAACATGCCCCCTCTTCCGAAGCGGAAAAACGAATCCAGGCTTTACGCAGCGAGTGGGAAGCACTCGATGGGCAACTGAAATCGCTGAAGGAACCTCAAGAGATCTATGCAATTGCCTCTGAGAAGCCTGCGACCATTCATGTCCTTCGTCGAGGAAACCCGGAAGATCCCACGCAAACCGTCACTCCGGGAACGCTGAGTTGCCTGGGGCTCCCGGATTCGCTGGGGACCATGGATACGCCGGAAGGAGAACGACGAGTTGCGCTCGCCAAATGGATTACCAATCCCGGCAATCCATTGACGCGTCGTGTGATCGTCAATCGTCTCTGGCACTATCACTTTGGAACAGGCATCGTCGATACGCCTGGCGACTTCGGCCTTGCCGGGGGAATTCCCACGCATCCTGAACTGTTGGATTGGATGGCCGCGGAACTTCTCGAAAACCAATGGAAGCTGAAAGCACTCCACCGTTTGATCGTCACCAGTGCGACCTATCGCCAGAGTTCGGTTCATCGGCCCGAGTCGGACAAGGTAGATTCCGAGAATCGATACTTGTCGCGGATGAACGCTCGGAAACTCGATGCCGAATCGGTCCGTGATTCGGTGTTGGCCGCGTGCGGAACCCTCGATCTCACCATGTACGGCCCTGGTTTTCGTGACTTCGATTATCAGGAAGCCTACGCTCCCATTTATGAGTACACCGGTACCGATCGCCCCGAGTCATGGCGTCGCAGCATCTATCGGTTTATCGTCCGAACCACGCCGCATCCCTACATGATGACGCTCGACTGCCCTGATCCGGCGAACTTAACCCCGAATCGAAACGTGACGACGACGGTCCTGCAATCGTTAACGCTTCTCAACAACGACTTCATGTTGCAGCAGTCCGAACATCTTGCCCAGCGTATCGAGCAAACCTCCCAGGAAGCCCCGGCCGAGCAAAGCGTGGCAGCGTTTCGGTCCGTCCTTGGGCGTTTGCCGACCGAGCAAGAACACACGGCCAGCATCAACCTGATTGAAGAGCATGGCTTATCCGCTTTGTGCCGCGTACTGCTGAATACCAACGAGTTTATTTACATCGACTAG
- a CDS encoding dipeptide epimerase, which translates to MILHECQLPLCHPFAISRGTTTMQRSLVVELEHEGISGFGEVTENSYYGYTLESIRSSLANIESFLSQYIAHSPADLWSEMKDRLQNMFALSALDMAGHDLHARRQGLQLYESWRLAWKQIPASSYTIGIAPIPKMIRKLQEQPGWDTYKIKLGTPEDIAIVEALRQHTTAAFRVDANCAWTVKQTMENADALVELGVEFIEQPLPANAPEADHRELFAKASLPIIADENCLEDSDVEKCEGKFHGVNIKLCKCGGLTPALKMLQEARSRSMKTMVGCMIESSIGISAAAHLCPLLDYVDLDGAVLLKQDPAVGVVLKQGEIQLSGRPGSGARLKTRPSTSSAAACF; encoded by the coding sequence ATGATATTACATGAGTGCCAGCTGCCACTTTGCCATCCCTTTGCGATCTCTCGAGGAACAACCACTATGCAAAGAAGCCTAGTGGTCGAGTTAGAACATGAAGGTATCTCCGGCTTTGGCGAAGTTACTGAAAACAGCTATTACGGGTATACGCTGGAGTCGATTCGATCGTCATTGGCCAATATCGAGTCATTCTTGTCACAATACATCGCTCATTCGCCGGCCGATTTGTGGTCAGAAATGAAAGATCGACTGCAAAACATGTTCGCGCTGAGTGCACTCGACATGGCGGGCCACGACCTTCACGCACGTCGACAAGGCCTTCAACTGTACGAATCTTGGAGGCTCGCGTGGAAGCAGATTCCTGCGTCGAGCTACACGATCGGAATCGCGCCGATCCCGAAAATGATCCGGAAACTCCAGGAACAACCGGGTTGGGACACCTACAAGATAAAGCTCGGAACCCCTGAAGACATTGCTATCGTCGAAGCGCTACGTCAACATACTACTGCCGCCTTTCGCGTCGACGCCAATTGTGCTTGGACCGTCAAGCAGACTATGGAAAATGCCGACGCGTTGGTCGAATTGGGCGTTGAGTTTATCGAACAACCGCTGCCTGCCAACGCGCCCGAAGCAGATCATCGCGAATTATTCGCCAAGGCCTCGCTCCCGATCATCGCCGATGAGAATTGCCTGGAAGATAGTGACGTCGAAAAGTGTGAAGGAAAGTTTCACGGTGTGAACATCAAGCTATGTAAGTGCGGCGGATTGACTCCCGCTTTGAAGATGCTCCAAGAAGCTCGTAGCCGCTCCATGAAAACGATGGTTGGTTGCATGATAGAATCTTCGATTGGCATCAGCGCGGCCGCCCACCTTTGTCCACTGCTCGACTATGTTGATCTCGACGGTGCAGTACTCCTCAAGCAGGATCCAGCCGTAGGTGTCGTTCTCAAACAAGGTGAGATTCAATTGTCAGGTCGGCCAGGAAGTGGTGCTCGCCTGAAAACACGGCCATCGACCAGCTCTGCCGCGGCTTGCTTCTAA